A window from Flavobacterium gyeonganense encodes these proteins:
- a CDS encoding HET-C-related protein: MSRTRYVKGNITEITGGNNTIHAKSGIKIISGKKIEISAPETVYGEPEKYIPPPIKVVESEYKLESEYGHEQLSALARQLDELPFMFFMIGIFGEEIEASALSKLYRGLSDGSIKAPEIIVTKIPHKGRKANYSNYKKKILVWEHFIDMAVKDNDTRAELMVALVEEYGHHIDNLLRTELATNGIKDTDYIDEGAKFAYALFSFDIFKETQLCFAKAQTPNFAGDFIIDFSELHTQLKEYVNEEKQYDANPNEDEEGFGAGFEAGMHGGIEREALEEMVRYRKLTELEVKQIYYGNWLRDYSQIILESTIRLEKADIDKIKQSGIKHLNSLLKMNPYKLSHDGLVKLLEILAAKEFVFGSNKFTHNYQDHVKTFRKNYGSLTKDILGIYRPEEHIDNPKGLEDFSSLSISFQYEYAKGSFTTKKLYAGETPKALLVNELNVKNYIATKGESDPQRPTSDTYMFQQLKMAVQYGRNKDGFRHLGAAFHVLEDFFSHTNFVELSLIKAGSFLLDKNKNSALGKELLLVYPWVEGKQGTDYSTIPLITGKFLLDDTMASVLPKAGDKMFPVGIQDYEQRKPGDRTFQDAFILTTLEDLSTGQQSDGLEQNPTYKGMKTSDILNMYKNYLRLIDAKSAAVEYTGWLGRTIDRGLSYMGDSLATFNNIAYNLLLGSADDDIKVEQTENSNKNYGTDPTHTQVAKDALNHPLNPLASELAKIAVRDVATRILEIWKTGTDPTGEELAKYVINKYTLHPVYQITDWANETVNSWVKNIDIETIKRIQSATVYDHAEQVTQRAISNKKVQEILNYFK, translated from the coding sequence ATGTCAAGAACCAGATACGTAAAAGGGAATATTACCGAAATAACAGGTGGTAATAACACCATACATGCCAAGAGCGGAATTAAAATTATTTCCGGAAAAAAAATAGAAATCTCAGCTCCTGAAACTGTTTATGGAGAACCTGAAAAATATATTCCTCCCCCTATTAAAGTAGTTGAAAGCGAATACAAACTTGAGAGCGAATATGGACACGAACAGTTATCTGCTTTAGCAAGGCAATTAGACGAACTGCCTTTTATGTTTTTTATGATTGGAATTTTTGGAGAAGAAATTGAAGCAAGTGCATTAAGTAAATTATACAGAGGACTTAGTGACGGTTCTATTAAAGCTCCGGAAATTATAGTAACAAAAATTCCTCATAAAGGAAGAAAAGCCAATTATAGTAATTATAAAAAAAAGATATTGGTATGGGAGCATTTTATTGACATGGCAGTAAAAGATAATGATACAAGAGCAGAATTAATGGTGGCTTTGGTAGAAGAGTATGGACATCATATTGATAACCTATTAAGAACAGAACTTGCAACTAACGGGATTAAAGATACCGATTATATAGACGAAGGAGCTAAATTTGCGTATGCCTTGTTTAGTTTTGATATTTTTAAAGAAACGCAGCTTTGTTTTGCAAAAGCACAAACTCCTAATTTTGCAGGGGATTTTATCATAGATTTCTCTGAATTACATACGCAATTAAAAGAATATGTAAACGAAGAAAAACAATATGATGCCAACCCAAACGAAGATGAAGAGGGTTTTGGTGCCGGTTTTGAGGCTGGTATGCACGGAGGTATTGAAAGAGAGGCTTTAGAAGAAATGGTTAGATATAGAAAACTAACTGAATTAGAAGTAAAACAAATCTACTATGGAAACTGGCTTCGTGATTATTCCCAGATTATATTAGAAAGTACTATCAGACTAGAAAAAGCAGATATAGACAAAATTAAACAGAGCGGAATCAAACATCTAAACAGTTTGCTGAAAATGAATCCTTATAAACTATCTCATGATGGTCTGGTAAAGCTTTTAGAGATATTAGCTGCTAAAGAATTTGTTTTCGGTTCAAATAAATTCACTCATAATTATCAGGATCATGTTAAGACTTTTAGAAAAAACTACGGAAGTCTTACCAAAGATATTTTGGGGATATACCGTCCTGAAGAACACATCGACAACCCGAAAGGGTTAGAAGATTTTAGTAGTCTTAGTATTTCTTTTCAATATGAATATGCAAAAGGAAGTTTTACCACAAAGAAACTTTATGCAGGAGAAACTCCCAAAGCGCTATTGGTAAACGAACTTAATGTTAAAAACTATATAGCTACAAAAGGAGAATCAGATCCTCAAAGACCTACATCTGATACTTATATGTTTCAACAGCTAAAAATGGCAGTTCAATATGGCAGGAACAAAGATGGTTTTAGGCATTTAGGGGCAGCTTTTCATGTACTCGAAGATTTTTTTTCGCACACTAATTTTGTAGAATTATCGTTAATAAAAGCAGGGAGTTTTTTGCTAGATAAAAATAAAAATAGTGCTTTAGGAAAAGAATTGTTGTTAGTATATCCTTGGGTAGAAGGCAAACAAGGTACAGATTATAGTACAATACCTCTAATAACGGGTAAATTTTTGCTTGACGATACTATGGCAAGTGTATTGCCTAAAGCAGGAGATAAAATGTTTCCTGTTGGAATACAGGATTATGAACAAAGAAAACCTGGCGACAGAACTTTTCAGGATGCTTTTATACTCACCACTTTAGAAGATTTGTCTACCGGACAACAGTCTGATGGTCTGGAACAAAACCCGACTTATAAAGGAATGAAGACATCAGATATACTTAACATGTATAAAAATTATTTAAGACTTATTGATGCCAAATCTGCAGCAGTGGAATATACCGGCTGGTTAGGCAGAACAATAGACAGAGGGTTAAGTTACATGGGAGATTCGTTAGCGACGTTTAATAATATAGCATACAATTTACTTTTAGGTTCTGCAGATGATGATATAAAGGTAGAGCAAACAGAAAATAGTAATAAAAATTACGGAACTGACCCAACCCATACCCAAGTAGCCAAAGACGCACTTAATCATCCCCTTAATCCTTTGGCGTCTGAGCTCGCCAAAATAGCGGTAAGAGATGTAGCCACAAGAATTTTGGAGATTTGGAAAACAGGTACTGACCCAACTGGGGAAGAACTTGCCAAATATGTAATAAACAAATACACCTTACATCCTGTGTATCAAATTACGGATTGGGCTAATGAAACGGTGAATAGTTGGGTAAAAAATATCGATATTGAGACTATTAAGAGAATTCAGAGCGCTACTGTATATGATCATGCCGAACAGGTTACTCAAAGAGCCATAAGTAATAAAAAAGTGCAAGAAATTTTAAATTATTTTAAATGA
- a CDS encoding DUF2798 domain-containing protein: MNKKHFKYINTLFVVLPMTLIMAFVGLIRNYGFGEDWFFKFLKAWSVMLPVAYLSAFLIIPRARKLAEKATSKDKTQSIRL; the protein is encoded by the coding sequence ATGAATAAAAAACATTTCAAGTACATCAATACATTATTTGTAGTTTTACCAATGACATTAATAATGGCCTTTGTGGGATTGATTCGTAATTATGGCTTTGGGGAAGATTGGTTTTTTAAATTTTTAAAAGCATGGAGCGTGATGCTTCCTGTTGCTTATCTGTCTGCATTTCTGATTATTCCAAGAGCAAGAAAACTGGCAGAAAAAGCAACTTCTAAAGATAAAACACAATCTATCCGGCTTTAA
- a CDS encoding Crp/Fnr family transcriptional regulator has translation MEQLTQFIRDKISISDQDLNAILPFFRTIFVKKNELVVSHGEFGKQLYFVKKGCIRIFFINEEGQESTRFLAFENHFASALVSFITKEASLEYVQALEDSHLLYIDQSDFFSLLEKYPVWEKFYRNYLEFAYVTNTNSLMSFITMDAQTRYENLLKEKPIIVKRLPNKVVASYLNISQETLSRLKSKK, from the coding sequence ATGGAACAGCTTACTCAGTTTATCAGGGATAAAATTAGCATTTCAGATCAAGATTTAAATGCTATATTGCCTTTCTTCAGGACAATTTTTGTTAAGAAAAATGAACTTGTGGTAAGTCATGGTGAATTTGGTAAACAGCTTTATTTTGTAAAAAAAGGTTGTATCCGCATTTTTTTCATAAATGAAGAAGGACAGGAATCTACACGTTTTCTTGCTTTTGAAAATCATTTTGCTTCGGCATTAGTATCTTTTATTACTAAAGAAGCATCTTTAGAATATGTTCAGGCTCTCGAAGATTCACATTTGCTTTACATTGACCAGAGTGATTTTTTCAGCCTTTTAGAAAAATATCCTGTTTGGGAAAAATTCTATCGGAATTATTTAGAATTTGCATACGTTACCAATACGAATAGCCTAATGTCATTCATCACCATGGATGCACAAACCCGATATGAAAATCTGTTAAAAGAAAAACCGATCATTGTGAAAAGACTTCCTAATAAAGTGGTAGCTTCTTATTTGAATATATCACAGGAAACATTAAGCAGATTAAAATCAAAAAAATGA
- a CDS encoding glycoside hydrolase family 31 protein, which produces MITNTALEYKGNLFPSKVVSYEHEGDSISFNTDNNVILKVTILRDSLIRFRFTTKGYFSNDFSYAIDKSQLHGYNFLNVSEEENHFEIRTSKVKCKIKKADLRLSIYDLNDFLILEDELGFHWEESYEYGGNIVKMSKSSKDGECFYGLGDKATQMNLKGKRVENFATDQYAYHKDQEPLYKVVPFYIGLHNKQSYGIFFDNTFRTFFDFCQERRNVTSFWSEGGEMNYYFIYGPQMQDVVTTYTDLTGKPELPPLWVLGYHQCKWSYYPESKVKEITSKFRELKIPCDAIYLDIDYMDGFRCFTWNKDYFPDPKKMVAELAEDGFKTIVIIDPGIKIDKNYWVYQEGLEKDYFCKRADGPYMKGKVWPGECNFPDYTNPVVREWWAGLFKELISDIGVKGVWNDMNEPAVMEVPNKTFPMDVRHVYDGNPCSHRKAHNIYGTQMARATYHGVKRFVYPKRPFVITRSAYSGAQRYTSSWTGDNVATWEHLWIANIQVQRMSISGMGFTGSDIGGFAEQPTGELYARWIQLGVFHPFCRTHSSGDHGNQEPWAFDEEVVNITRKFVSLRYQLLPYLYTMFWQYIEEGIPMLKPLVYYDQDDTQTHYRNDEFIFGNHILVCPILEPNAVGRRMYIPRGEWYNYWTNEFATGGREVWVDSKFDEIPVFVKAGSIIPKYPVQQYVGELEFDELVLDYYFKIGKEKSEVYEDAQDGYDYKKGRFSFLSFRSVGKEKEVIIQLYKEGKYETPYTKYKINFIGLPFKVTEIEIDNEKIEFNATDFEANHFLIVEKEFNELHLIGE; this is translated from the coding sequence ATGATTACAAATACCGCACTAGAATACAAGGGTAATTTATTTCCATCAAAAGTAGTTTCGTATGAACATGAAGGCGATTCCATTTCTTTTAATACAGACAATAACGTAATTTTAAAAGTAACCATTCTCAGGGATAGTTTAATTCGTTTTCGTTTTACTACAAAAGGCTATTTCAGTAATGATTTTTCGTATGCTATTGATAAAAGTCAGCTGCATGGTTATAATTTTTTGAATGTTTCCGAAGAAGAAAATCATTTTGAAATCAGGACCAGCAAAGTAAAATGCAAAATTAAAAAGGCAGATCTTCGCTTGTCAATTTATGATTTAAATGACTTTTTAATTCTCGAAGACGAACTTGGTTTTCATTGGGAAGAAAGCTACGAATATGGCGGAAATATTGTAAAAATGAGTAAATCATCAAAAGATGGCGAATGTTTTTACGGTCTTGGCGATAAAGCCACTCAAATGAATTTAAAAGGCAAAAGAGTAGAAAATTTTGCTACCGACCAATACGCATATCATAAAGATCAGGAGCCTTTGTATAAGGTAGTTCCTTTTTATATTGGCTTACATAATAAACAATCTTACGGTATTTTCTTTGACAATACATTCCGTACTTTTTTTGACTTTTGTCAGGAAAGAAGAAATGTAACCAGTTTCTGGAGTGAAGGTGGCGAAATGAATTATTATTTCATTTACGGACCTCAAATGCAGGATGTAGTTACGACTTACACCGATTTAACCGGTAAGCCGGAATTGCCGCCGCTTTGGGTTTTAGGATACCACCAGTGTAAATGGAGTTATTATCCGGAGAGTAAAGTAAAAGAAATCACTTCAAAATTCAGGGAACTTAAAATCCCTTGTGATGCCATATACCTGGACATCGATTATATGGATGGTTTTCGATGTTTTACATGGAATAAGGATTATTTCCCCGATCCAAAGAAAATGGTTGCTGAATTAGCTGAAGATGGTTTTAAAACAATAGTAATCATTGACCCGGGAATTAAAATTGATAAAAATTACTGGGTTTATCAGGAAGGTCTTGAAAAAGATTATTTCTGTAAAAGGGCAGACGGACCTTATATGAAAGGAAAAGTATGGCCAGGTGAATGTAATTTTCCGGATTATACCAATCCTGTAGTAAGGGAATGGTGGGCAGGATTATTTAAGGAATTGATTTCAGACATTGGGGTAAAAGGAGTGTGGAATGATATGAACGAACCTGCTGTTATGGAGGTTCCGAATAAAACTTTCCCAATGGATGTACGCCACGTTTATGATGGTAATCCTTGCAGTCACAGAAAAGCACATAATATTTACGGTACTCAAATGGCGAGAGCTACTTATCATGGTGTAAAACGATTTGTGTATCCAAAGCGTCCTTTTGTAATTACCAGATCAGCTTATTCGGGTGCTCAGCGTTACACGTCTTCATGGACTGGTGATAACGTAGCAACCTGGGAACATTTATGGATTGCTAACATTCAGGTACAGCGTATGAGTATTTCCGGAATGGGTTTTACAGGTTCTGATATTGGAGGATTTGCAGAACAGCCAACAGGCGAATTATATGCGCGTTGGATTCAGTTAGGCGTTTTTCACCCTTTTTGTAGAACACATTCTTCAGGAGATCACGGAAATCAGGAACCTTGGGCTTTTGATGAAGAAGTAGTTAATATTACCCGAAAATTTGTTAGTCTTCGTTATCAATTATTACCATACTTATATACCATGTTCTGGCAGTATATCGAAGAAGGGATTCCTATGTTGAAACCTTTGGTATATTATGATCAGGATGATACTCAGACACATTATCGCAATGATGAATTTATCTTCGGAAATCACATATTAGTTTGCCCAATTCTGGAGCCTAATGCTGTAGGAAGACGTATGTATATTCCAAGAGGGGAGTGGTACAATTATTGGACAAATGAATTTGCAACAGGAGGACGAGAAGTATGGGTTGATTCTAAATTTGATGAAATTCCGGTTTTCGTAAAAGCAGGATCAATTATTCCTAAATATCCTGTACAGCAATATGTTGGAGAGTTAGAATTTGATGAATTAGTTCTTGATTATTATTTCAAAATCGGAAAAGAAAAATCAGAAGTTTATGAAGATGCCCAAGATGGGTATGATTACAAAAAAGGCCGCTTTAGCTTTTTATCTTTTAGAAGTGTCGGAAAAGAAAAAGAAGTAATTATTCAGTTATATAAAGAAGGAAAATATGAAACGCCATATACTAAATACAAAATCAATTTTATAGGACTGCCTTTTAAAGTAACCGAAATTGAAATAGACAATGAAAAAATTGAATTTAACGCAACTGATTTTGAAGCGAACCATTTCTTAATCGTTGAAAAAGAATTTAATGAGCTTCATCTTATTGGCGAGTAA
- the glgB gene encoding 1,4-alpha-glucan branching protein GlgB translates to MSNVITHSLFTDFDIDLFKAGKHFKLYEKLGAHLIEIDGIKGVYFAVWAPTAQSVSVVGDFNYWTQGQHMLQVRWDSSGIWEGFIPNLDKGTLYKYKIQSNINGIVTEKADPFSLYCEKPPHTASVVWDLDYNWKDESWMKSREEHNALDKPYSVYEVHLGSWKRGNDNKFLTYLELADDLVAYVKETGFTHVEFMPVMEYPYDPSWGYQLVGYFAPTSRFGKPQDFMVLVDKLHEAGIGVILDWVPSHFPDDAHGLGFFDGSYLYEHPDRRKGYHPDWKSLVFNYGRNEVRAFLISNAVFWLQKYHVDGLRVDAVASMLYLDYSRNDGEWEPNIYGGNENLETISFLKEFNEVIYANFEGVQTIAEESTSFPMVSRPTFTGGLGFGMKWMMGWMHDTLKYFQKETVYRKYHQNDLTFSMTYAFTENFMLPFSHDEVVYGKQSILYKMPGDEWQKFANLRLLYGYMFTHPGTKLLFMGSEFGQTAEWNFENSLDWHLLQYDYHSGIKKIITDLNQLYKSQPALYEKQFNGEGFEWINYSDHQNAVISYIRKGNNPQENLIIVCNLTQVVRENYRIGIPQKGKLKEIFNTDSPVYSGSGVSNPGTLEIESYPYDGRDFSVELTLPPLSVTVYSFV, encoded by the coding sequence ATGTCCAACGTTATTACGCATTCTCTATTTACTGATTTTGATATCGATTTGTTCAAAGCGGGAAAACACTTTAAGTTATATGAAAAACTGGGTGCACACTTAATTGAAATCGATGGGATAAAAGGCGTATATTTTGCTGTCTGGGCGCCAACAGCTCAATCCGTTTCAGTTGTCGGGGATTTTAACTACTGGACTCAGGGGCAACATATGCTGCAGGTGCGTTGGGATTCATCAGGTATTTGGGAAGGCTTTATTCCAAATTTAGATAAAGGGACACTTTATAAATATAAAATTCAATCTAATATTAACGGAATTGTAACCGAAAAAGCAGATCCTTTTTCATTATACTGTGAAAAACCACCCCATACCGCTTCTGTAGTGTGGGATTTAGATTATAATTGGAAAGACGAAAGTTGGATGAAGTCGCGTGAAGAACACAATGCATTGGATAAACCATATTCTGTTTATGAAGTGCATTTAGGCTCCTGGAAACGTGGTAATGACAATAAGTTCTTAACCTATCTGGAACTGGCGGATGATTTGGTCGCTTATGTTAAAGAAACAGGTTTTACACACGTAGAATTTATGCCGGTTATGGAGTATCCTTATGATCCTTCATGGGGTTATCAGCTGGTTGGATATTTTGCTCCAACTTCCCGTTTTGGCAAGCCTCAGGATTTTATGGTTTTGGTTGATAAACTACATGAGGCGGGTATTGGAGTGATTCTCGACTGGGTTCCGTCACATTTCCCTGATGATGCACATGGTTTAGGTTTTTTTGACGGCTCGTATTTATACGAACATCCGGATCGAAGAAAGGGGTATCATCCCGACTGGAAGAGCCTTGTTTTTAATTACGGGCGTAATGAAGTCAGGGCTTTTCTGATCAGTAATGCTGTTTTTTGGCTTCAAAAATATCATGTTGATGGTTTGCGTGTTGATGCTGTAGCTTCAATGCTTTATTTGGATTATTCAAGAAACGACGGTGAATGGGAGCCTAATATTTATGGAGGAAATGAAAATTTAGAAACCATTAGTTTTCTGAAGGAATTTAATGAAGTGATTTACGCTAATTTTGAGGGGGTCCAAACGATTGCAGAAGAAAGTACTTCTTTTCCAATGGTTTCCAGACCTACATTTACGGGAGGTTTAGGCTTTGGAATGAAATGGATGATGGGCTGGATGCATGATACTTTAAAATATTTTCAAAAAGAAACGGTTTACAGGAAATACCATCAAAATGATTTGACTTTTTCGATGACCTATGCTTTTACCGAAAATTTCATGCTGCCTTTTTCACATGACGAAGTGGTTTATGGAAAGCAATCTATTCTATATAAAATGCCGGGTGACGAATGGCAGAAATTTGCCAATTTAAGACTGCTCTACGGCTATATGTTTACGCATCCCGGAACCAAATTGTTGTTTATGGGATCTGAATTTGGACAGACTGCCGAATGGAATTTTGAAAACAGTCTGGACTGGCATTTATTGCAATACGACTATCATTCAGGAATAAAAAAAATCATTACCGATTTGAATCAATTGTATAAATCACAGCCTGCTTTATATGAAAAACAATTTAACGGGGAAGGTTTTGAATGGATCAACTATTCAGATCATCAAAATGCTGTTATATCGTATATCCGAAAAGGAAATAATCCTCAGGAAAATTTGATTATTGTTTGTAATCTTACTCAGGTTGTTCGTGAGAATTATAGAATTGGAATTCCTCAGAAAGGAAAATTAAAAGAAATATTCAACACTGATTCTCCTGTTTATAGCGGAAGTGGAGTAAGTAATCCCGGAACTTTGGAAATAGAATCTTATCCTTACGATGGAAGAGATTTTTCAGTGGAATTAACTTTGCCTCCTCTAAGTGTTACGGTTTATTCTTTTGTATAA
- a CDS encoding glucose-1-phosphate adenylyltransferase, which translates to MKVNKKGVVAIILGGGQGSRLYPLTETRSKPAVPIGGKYRLVDIPISNCINSDIFKIFVLTQFNSASLNAHIKNTFNFSIFSESFVDILAAEQTPDNPTWFQGTADAVRQCMSHFVKHDFEYALILSGDQLYQMDFNEMLDAHIASGAPISIATLPVNAKDAPDFGILKANNESCIEAFIEKPHASLLPEWESEVSEQMQEKGKKYLASMGIYIFNRQLLEELMADPDTKDFGKEIIPQAVGKHKILSYQYEGYWTDIGNIDSFFEANIGLTDDIPEFNLFDNYSKIFTRPRLLPPSKYRNSNINQSLISEGCIINANEISKSVIGIRSRIGDGTVIQHSYVMGNDFYQDIDEMNQDSLNNTIQIGIGENCFIKNALVDKNVRIGNNVHINGGTHLENFTNELYTIKDGIVVIKKGAILPDNFRID; encoded by the coding sequence ATGAAAGTTAACAAAAAAGGAGTAGTTGCAATTATTTTAGGGGGTGGTCAGGGATCGCGTTTGTATCCGTTAACAGAAACGAGGTCTAAACCTGCCGTTCCTATTGGTGGCAAATACAGATTAGTTGATATTCCTATTTCCAACTGTATCAATTCAGATATTTTTAAAATATTTGTATTGACGCAGTTTAACTCGGCTTCTTTGAATGCTCATATTAAAAACACTTTTAATTTCAGTATTTTTAGTGAATCTTTTGTAGATATTTTGGCTGCTGAACAAACCCCTGATAATCCAACCTGGTTTCAGGGTACTGCTGATGCTGTTCGTCAGTGTATGTCACATTTCGTAAAACATGATTTTGAATATGCTCTGATTTTATCTGGTGATCAGTTATATCAGATGGATTTCAACGAGATGCTGGATGCCCATATCGCATCTGGCGCTCCTATTTCTATCGCTACTTTACCGGTTAATGCAAAAGACGCACCGGATTTTGGAATTCTTAAAGCAAATAATGAAAGTTGTATTGAAGCTTTTATCGAAAAACCACACGCTTCACTTTTGCCGGAATGGGAATCTGAAGTGAGCGAGCAAATGCAGGAAAAAGGTAAAAAGTATCTGGCTTCTATGGGAATATATATTTTTAACCGTCAGTTACTGGAGGAATTGATGGCGGATCCGGATACCAAGGATTTTGGAAAAGAAATCATTCCGCAGGCAGTAGGCAAGCATAAGATACTTAGCTATCAATATGAAGGCTATTGGACAGATATAGGAAACATTGATTCTTTTTTCGAAGCAAATATTGGTCTTACAGACGATATTCCTGAATTTAACCTGTTTGACAACTACAGTAAAATTTTTACACGTCCGAGATTACTTCCTCCTTCAAAATACAGAAACTCGAATATAAATCAGTCTTTAATTTCTGAAGGGTGCATTATCAATGCAAACGAAATATCAAAATCTGTAATTGGAATTCGTTCCAGAATTGGAGACGGAACAGTAATCCAGCATTCGTATGTTATGGGTAACGATTTTTATCAGGATATTGATGAGATGAATCAGGATTCCCTGAACAATACAATCCAAATCGGCATAGGAGAGAACTGTTTTATTAAAAATGCTTTAGTTGATAAAAATGTACGTATTGGTAACAATGTCCACATCAACGGAGGTACTCATCTGGAAAATTTTACAAATGAATTGTACACTATAAAGGACGGGATTGTTGTGATTAAAAAAGGAGCTATTCTTCCGGATAATTTCAGGATAGATTAA
- a CDS encoding glycogen synthase: MKIFHLSAECYPMAKVGGLADVVGALPKYQQNAGHQVRVVVPAYDTKFKHENDFETVHSDNVVLGNFIFTYNVLKETTNKLGYELYLIEIKELFDRPNVYGYEDDIERFLSFQIATLDWILAKNVIPDVINCHDHHTGLIPFMLQFSYKYEAVSKIRTVITIHNGLYQGWFGHDKMHYIPEFDVRHAGFLEWDNSLNSLAVAVKCADAVTTVSPSYLDEINVSANGLESLFNQMRSKSKGILNGIDIEVWNPFTDKMLESHYSIDNFEFGKQKNKERLCERFELDSSKPLFSFIGRLFDEKGGDLLPQASAIALSENFENINILILGSGNPDIETQLLQLQNDYKGNYNVFIGYNEELAHLIYAGSDFILMPSRVEPCGLNQMYALRYGTVPIVRRTGGLRDTVIDFGDDGNGICHNQASVEDVCYSINRAVNLYDDKTGFNKIIKKGMATDHSWERVCQEYIETYNQIIQKNES; this comes from the coding sequence ATGAAAATATTTCATCTTAGTGCAGAATGTTACCCAATGGCCAAAGTTGGCGGATTAGCCGATGTTGTCGGGGCATTGCCGAAGTATCAGCAAAATGCCGGGCATCAGGTAAGAGTAGTGGTTCCTGCATATGATACAAAGTTTAAACATGAAAATGATTTTGAAACCGTACATTCAGACAATGTTGTTTTAGGTAATTTTATATTTACTTATAATGTTCTAAAGGAAACAACTAATAAACTTGGGTATGAATTATATCTGATTGAAATTAAGGAGTTATTTGACCGTCCGAATGTTTATGGATATGAAGATGATATCGAACGTTTTTTATCTTTTCAGATTGCCACTTTAGACTGGATTTTGGCTAAGAATGTAATTCCCGACGTGATCAACTGTCACGATCATCATACAGGTTTAATTCCGTTTATGCTTCAATTTAGTTATAAATATGAAGCTGTAAGCAAGATCAGAACCGTTATCACCATTCATAACGGGTTGTATCAGGGATGGTTTGGTCATGATAAAATGCATTATATCCCAGAGTTTGATGTACGTCATGCAGGTTTTCTGGAATGGGATAATTCCTTAAATTCACTGGCTGTAGCGGTTAAATGTGCTGATGCGGTGACGACAGTTTCTCCGAGTTATCTGGATGAAATTAATGTTTCGGCAAACGGACTGGAATCGTTATTCAATCAAATGCGAAGCAAATCAAAAGGAATTTTAAACGGAATAGATATTGAAGTTTGGAATCCTTTCACAGATAAAATGCTGGAATCCCATTATTCAATTGATAATTTTGAATTTGGAAAACAAAAAAATAAGGAAAGGCTATGTGAAAGATTCGAATTAGATTCATCAAAACCTTTGTTTAGTTTTATTGGAAGATTATTCGATGAAAAGGGCGGCGATCTTTTGCCTCAGGCTTCCGCAATCGCGCTGTCTGAAAATTTTGAAAATATCAATATCCTGATTTTGGGATCAGGAAATCCTGATATTGAAACACAATTATTGCAGTTGCAAAACGATTATAAAGGGAATTACAATGTTTTCATTGGATATAATGAAGAACTGGCCCATTTAATTTATGCAGGTTCTGATTTTATATTAATGCCTTCAAGGGTAGAACCCTGCGGATTAAACCAAATGTATGCACTGCGTTACGGAACAGTTCCAATTGTAAGAAGAACAGGAGGTTTGAGGGATACGGTAATTGATTTTGGCGATGATGGAAACGGAATCTGCCACAATCAGGCGTCGGTTGAGGATGTCTGTTATTCAATTAATCGCGCTGTAAATTTGTATGATGATAAAACTGGGTTTAATAAAATAATAAAGAAAGGAATGGCTACTGATCATTCCTGGGAAAGAGTTTGCCAAGAATACATCGAAACATATAACCAAATAATTCAGAAAAATGAAAGTTAA